The Patescibacteria group bacterium nucleotide sequence ATTCCAACAGCTAATGGAAGAAACGCAAACAGATAGGCCGCAATCAATCCCGTTAACTTATTTATTTTACGACCAATAAAATAAAACATTAGAATTGTAGCGCTACCGAAAAACGCAAACGGTAAACGCAACAACCAAAGCGACTCTGATCCGGTTATCTTCCTGATATAAATTAATATATGGGTAATAATGTGTGAATCTGTATATTCATAATAACCTTCCGTAATAAAATGCTTCATGGCCATCAGGTGGCGATACTCATCGCCAGCTGGTGATAGATTTCCCAAATTATAAAATCTCAGAGACACGCCAACAACAAAAACAATAAATAGCGGAATAACATATCTCCATCTTTCTGCGACTAGCCAACCAATAATCCGCCTAACTAGAGGTAAGCGTCTAATAAGTAGGTGTTTACTAAAGAATTTACGCTCTTTTTTCTGGTTATATAATTTGCTCGCCTGGTCGTCCAATGATGCGGTATCAGACACCTTAATACTGTAGCGGTAAAACGCGCATACCATCCCTCTTGGCCGCTTGAGCAATAATATCAATACGACGAGTATGAGGCCAGCGATTCCGGTATGAAGCGGGCGCACACCAAGGTTAGAATAATGCTGGATGCCAATACCCCAAGAGAATACTAGCAGCAGCAAAAACAGTAGTAACCAAAACAAAAAGATCTCGTGTTGGTCCACTAAGAGAATTAACTTATAAGTAAATGTTTTTGTTTTCTTATTAATCAACAGTGTCACAACCATATTTAAATTAGACAGCATTCAGTATAGCACACTGCAGACTCACCAGCCATGCATCATAAGGAATATAAACCATTGACATATTCATTGTTTCTTAGTAAAATAGTAGTTGTAAATAACTTATTAATTGGATGACGCAAAGCATTAATAACAACGCTTTTAAAACACATTTCATTGTAATTCCGGCATACAACGAGGCTCGCAATATAGGGACAGTACTAGATAGCCTGCTGACGGAATATCACAACATTATTGTAGTTGATGACTGTTCAAAAGATGATACTTGTATCATTGTTTCGCGTTACCCGGTCCACCTACTGCGACATATAACAAACTTAGGTCAGGGTGCGGCTCTTCAAACAGGCACCGAGTATGCCGTGCAGCAAGGTGCCAGTATAATTACACATTTCGATTCGGATGGCCAACACCGCTTACAAGACATCAAAGATATTATAAACCCTCTACTTAAAAATGAGACAGATGTTGTATTTGGGTCTAGGTTTCTTAATAAATCTAGCAATATCCCCAATTTTAAACGTCGAGTAATTTTACCCATTGGAAAACTCGTCAATTGGGCCTTTACTGGACTTTGGTTGAGCGATGCCCACAACGGCTTTCGTGCTTTAAATAATAACGCTGCCATCAAGATACAACTCAAACAAAACCGCATGGCCCATGCTACGGAAATTCTTTCTCAAGTGAAAAAACATCATTTACGATATACCGAGGTTCCCGTTGTTATTGAGTATCATAATTTTGGTCAAACTTTTTCTGGTGGCATAAAGATTGTACGCGATCTAATATTAAAAAATATATTTAAATAAATGCTAATTAAATTGATCTTATTAGTCTTTATTGTTCTGGTCTTGTTTGGCGTGATAAAACGTTATCGAAAAAAAGAACTTTCTGCTAAAGAGCTGGTACTTTGGTCCAGTTTGTGGGTTCTGGTGAGTATTGCGATTATGCTTCCGCAAACCACTGATCTACTGGCTGCAAAGGTTGGTGTTGGGCGGGGTCTCGACCTGATGGTAGTGATTTCTATTATGGCATTGTTTTACGTTAATTATAAGATGGTCAGTAAAATTGAGCGCATTGAAAAAGACATTACCACAATTGTACGCACCGTCGCGATTAATGAAGCCCACAAACCAAAAGATCAAAATAGCTAAGAGCCGAGCAAGTTTATGCTCAAGACACGGTACGCTTCTTGCCGGGCTGATTTTTATTATACTGGCAATTATTAGCAGTTGGTCGGTGTTGGCAAATGTCTCAGATAAAATTGTTGGGGAAACCGACGCCTTTCAGTTGCTTGGCACTATTAATTCTTTGAGTAAGACTTGGTCACCTGCCGACCTGCTAACCATGTCTGGATTACAAAACATATTTTCCGTTACTTTTCCACTTTTGCTGTTGCATAAAATATTTGGCGATCCTCTCGGGTATAATATTTTTTGGATTGCCTCTTTTGCTTTAACTGGTTTTGGCACGTATCTGCTGACGTATTATATGTTTCGTAAACGCTCAGCCGCATATATTGCTGGGGGAATTTTTTCGCTCGCCCCTATTCATTTCGCTCTCTCGGCCGGTTTTCATGGTATCGGACACCTTGAGTTGTATCCATTCGCAATACTACTCCTTTTTAAACTACTTAATCGGCCATCAGTTAAATATTTACTGGGGTTGGTGGCATTTATCCTTCTTATTTCATCATACGATATACACGGCGCCGTGTTTATCGGATTATTTTCGATTATTTATGTCGTCTACGAGACAATTCGTCGGCCTAAAATGTTAAAAGATCGCAGACTATTGGTTTATATGGGTATTTTTGCTGCGCTGTGCGGTTTATGGTTAGTCTTTCACACGAAAAACTTAGTTAAGGTTGCCACGTCAGACAATAGCTATAATAAGCCTTCAGTCGAAGAAATAATCACCTACTCAAACGATGCTGCCGGGTTTGTTACCCCATACGCGTATCATCCGATATGGGGGGATTTCTTTTGGCAAAACTATTCCAGTAAATTTATCAGATCAATTGGGGAAAATACCAACTATATCGGAATTGTTACTTTTATCTTAGTTATTGTTGGAATTTACAGCGGCAAGAAATTAGTTTGGATAAAATACTGGTTAGGCATTACTATTGCTTTTAGTATTTTAAGCTTGGGCCCTTTCCTTAAACTTGGCGGCATTATCGAACCTAAAATTCCATTACCCTACTTACTACTGTTGAAATATATACCATTTATCGATAATTTACGAGGAGTTGGTCGATTTTATTTGTTGGGTATGCTTGGTTTTTCCATCTTGGCTGGTTATGGGTTTAGCGTACTTTACGTCAAACTTAAGTATAAAAAGAAATATATTTTCACATTCCTGGTTGTTGTCTTAGGAATGTTGGATTTCTTAGCAGTGCCAAAAACTAATGATACGAGTGTGCCCAAGTTCTATACTCAAATTGCTGCCGAAAGTGGCAATTATTCTATACTCCAAATCCCTAGCGTTACTAGTTACAACCCCTCTTCGTATCTAGTTTATTATAACTCCCAACATGATAAGCAACCACTGGCTGAAAAGGGTTATTTCAGCCGCGATCAATATGATAACGAGCGCCTCGACTGGCTTCGCAAAACACCCGTACTGGGCAACCTACTCTATTCCCTCCCCCAGGGCCAGACTCCTGACTTGGATGTGGTGAGACAAGATTATCCCGCATTGGCTCAGACTATCTTCCGAGAAAATAATCTGAAGTACATTATTCTGCATAAAAACTTTATCACTGATAATCCATACATTGGCTATGGAATTCTGCCGGAAAATTTCGAACTCACTAAGCATTTCATCGAAGATACTCTCAAGCTTTCGAAATACTATGAAGACAATGACACCCTCGTATACCTGGCGATGAAGGACGGCTCGACCGAGACCGGTGCTTCATATGTCCGCCTGGGAAACAATTGGCAAACGGATAAGGATCCGGTGACGTGGAAACCATTCGCCCTGGGCGGCCAAGATTCATCATTGGTAGCTCATAACTCTTCAAGCGAGAATAAATTGGTTGGCGTCACTTTTCAAGCTCAAAGTGAGGATGAGAATTATCGGGTATCACTAAAGTATCAAGATAAACTCATCGATACGATTGACATCGGGCCGGATCCGATAACGTATACTGTTAATTTGCCAAACGTACCGACTGGTGACAGTTCGTTGAGTTTCTCCTTGCCCTTAACTGACAATGGTGACACCCAAAGCCTAAATCAGGTAATTAAATTACTATCAGTAAAGTATGCCCAGTTGTCGGACGTTACCTTGCCCATAGCTTACGATATATTACTTCAACAACCCGACAATCGTTCGGTATTGCAGGTAGGCTACCGTAATCTGTATACCACCGTCCCACAAACAGGCGACCAGGCAAAGTTGGGAAACCATAAAGTCGTTCAGATGTCTGACGCTGATTACCATGAAAGTGGCTGGTCAACCGATACGGCCAGCTCATCAATACGAAATCATCCCATCATCCGTTACATGCAAAATGATACCTATTACTGGGGCTGGGCATACAATAATGAGAAAAAAACGTATAACGACCTTTACTGGTATTATCTCACTACCAACAACCTACTGGAACAAAATATTGGGTATGTCATGCTTGATAAGAAGCTATTTTCTTCAGGACAAATTGCTTACTCAAAACTTTATTTCCAAAACGCCCTGTCCACATCTAAATTATTCGAAGACGACGCGTCAGTACTCTATCAAATTTCTCCACCCCAACAATCAGTCGAAACCCACGAGTTGATGTTAAATGGCGCTTTCTGTGATGTATACAACGTAAATATTAAGGACGGTGACGAGCTATCGTTAATCGAATCACAATCCGATGCTATAATCAGACTCACTGGCCGCTTGAATAATCCGACCCCCGAAAATCGAACCGTATACTTCACAAGAGGTGAAGAGTATGTCGGTCGCTACATTTTGTACCCAGGTGACAATGAGATAGTTTTAACCATTGGGCGACTCACGGAGGGCATCAATACTCTCACTTTTTCTGTTGAGTTTGGACAAAGTGGTGAATCATATAGGATGAGTGATTGGGCCACCCTACCCACTGATTATACGTCTTTCATAGAATATGTTAAATCACAAAATCCAGCCCAAACCGAATCTGTTGTGGATAGCTATGAAAATCCCGCCGTGGTTTATGACGAGTCCAGCGGTAAAGCAACAACCGACGATTCCTACACTGCTCGTCAATCATTTGAGATTAAGCCAGCCTGCGCTGTTTCAAAAGAATCGCCAGCGTGCACCTCGATAATGACACACTACTTCGACGGCTATACGACCAGCGCTGAAGCCAGCGCTTGGATCAAGATGGACGCGTGGCCCGAAGGTACGACACTAAGCCTGAAGCTGATCAACAATGACGGCATGTCGCTTAACTTGAAAACGCCCTATCTCGGGCTGGGCTGGTCGCCCACGGTTAGCGGTGAATTTGAGCACAGTTTTCAACTGGGGAAATGGAATAACCTTCGCGTGGTTAACACGGATTCGGGTGAGTTAACATTATATGAAAACGATGTTCCGATATTTTGGTGCGCCCAATGCGCCCAATCACGCATTCTGGGCGTATCGATAAACCTGGAATCTAATTCACCGCAAACCAAGGCCTGGATTGATGATCTCAAATACGGACGAACTTATCTAAAGTAAGACGGAAATACCGATATGAACTCGACACCAAAAATCGCCGTTATCCTGGTCAACTGGAACGGTCAAACATATCTCCCCGACTGTCTGCGTAGCCTAGCTGTTACCAAATATCCCGCCGATCGCTGGCAGATCGTAATGATTGATAACCATTCGACCGATGCTTCGGTCCTCTTTGCCAAAAGTGAATTTCCCAATGTGGTCGTAATCGAAAATTCTACGAATTTGGGTTTTTCAGCAGCTAACAACCAAGGTATCCGTTGGGCGTTGGAACACGGCTTTGAGGTGGTGGTATTGCTAAACTATGACACGACCGTAGCACCTGATTGGCTGATGGAGTTGGCGATTCAGTCCCAAAGTGATCCGAAGATCGGCGCCGTCCAAGCCAAAATACTGCTACACGATCACCCCGAGCAGATCAACACCGTCGGTAACAAACTCCAATACTTGGGTTTTGGTTATTCGGGCAACTACTTGGAAGTTGATTCGCCCGCGTTTGACCAACCCAAAGAGATCGCCTACCCCAGTGGCGCCGCTTTCTTGCTAACCAAGGCCGCAGTTGAACGTGTCGGCGTGCTGGACGAGGATTTATTTATGTATCACGAAGACTTGGACCTAGGCTGGCGCTTGTGGCTGGCGGGATTTAAAGTAACCAACGCCCCCAAGTCGCGTGTTTTTCATAAATACAATTTCAGCCGTAACCCAAAGAAGTTTTACTATATGGAGCGCAATCGCTTCATTGTTCTGGCGAAAAATTATTCAATAAAAACACTGCTATTAATCCTGCTCCCACTTATAATAATGGAGCTGGGCATGCTCGGTTATGCCGCCGTGACCGGCTGGCTGGGTTATAAGTTGAAAAGTTACTTTGACGCCTTGGTTGCTCTACCGCATACTCTCAAAAAACGGCGCGGAATCCAGTCTACCCGACGTGTCACCGACCGAGAGTTCGTTCATCTGCTATCAACCGGAGTGGTTTTCGGCGAAATCAACAATCCCCTGTTACGCTGGATCGTGAATCCATTACTGACGGTCTATTGGTTTTGCATCCGCCGATTGCTTTAATACTATGATCAATTTCGAACCAGTTACCGAAAATACACCCATTGACGTAATTATAACCTCGCACAACTACGGACGGTGGCTGGCTCGCGCGATTGAGAGCGTGCTCCATCAATCAGTGGGAGAGCATAACATTATAGTGGTAGACGATGCTTCGACCGATAATACCGAGCAAGTGGTACAAGCCTACCCCGCCATACAATACATCAGAAATCCGAGTAATCTCGGGTGTATCGGTGCCACGAAAATTGGTTTAAAAACCGCCAGTGCGCCCCTGCTGGTGTTTCTAGATGCCGACGATGAATTACTGCCTTCGTTTACTAGCGACCTTCTGAGAGCCTTACAGAAGCACCCTACGGCCGCCTTAACTTATGGGCAAGTACAGTACACCGGCGAGCGGCAAGATCTATACCAGAGCTATCCGTATTCACCCATCAAGCTAGTTCATGCCGGCAACTATATCAGCAAAACTTGCTTAACCCGCCGGCGAGCATTTGATCAGGTGGGCGGCTTTCGCGACAATATGAGCTCCGGTCAGGAAGATTGGGATCTCTGGTTATCCTATGTTGAATCCGGTTTTTACGGCGTCTATGTTCCCAAGCCGGTATTCCGTTATACAATTCATCCCAATAGCCGCAACTCCAGCGTCATGAGTACGGCGAAAAATATGAAGCTTAATCTATCACTGATCCGGCATAATCATCCTAAATTGTACGATTGGCGTTTCAAAATCCTACATCCCCTATATATGGCCTATTGGCTAACCTATCAAAAATTATTCAAACATGATGCCTAACCCAAAAATTGGCATTGTCGTACTTCATTGGAATGGGTTGGATGATACGCGGGAATGTTTACAGTCGCTACAGCGAGTACAGTATCCAAGCTTCCGCATCTACGTAATTGATAACCACTCCCCCGATCAAGCTGGATCCATCCTGACCAATGAATTTGGTAATAACATTGAAATGATTACCAATTCAGAAAATTTGGGATACGCGGGCGGCAATAATGTCGGCATTAGACGAGCCTTGTCTGATGGGTGCGACGCCGTCTTGTTGTTGAACAATGACACGGTGGTTGCGCCCGACTTTTTGGATCACCTGGTTCGGCGTCTTTACTCTAACCCGACCACAGGAATGGTCGGACCAAAGATTCTCCAATACCAGCACCGGAAACGCGTCTGGTTCGCCGGCGGTCGTATTCGGTGGAACACCGGGATTCGCCTATCCCACATCGGCGTCAATCAGCCCGATAACGAAATGTATCGCCAACCAAAACCAATCGATTTTATGACCGGCTGCTGTCTGCTTATCAAACGCGAGACGATTGATCGAGTCGGTCTGCTACCGGAAGATTATTTTCTATACTTTGAAGATGCCGACTGGTCGGTGGCAGTAACCCGATCCGGCTATCAGATCTGGTACGAACCTAGCGCCGTGATTTGGCACAAAGAAGTATCCGAAGGACAAACCCTGTCCCCCATGAAAACCTATTATCTGACCAGAAACTATTTACGTTTTGGGATGAAATACGCCAACTGGCTCCAGAAAATCATTTTTATTCTGGCGTATATGCTCTATTATGGCCAGCTGTTTATCAAGAATGTCTTCAAGGGTCGGCGCGAACAGAATAAAATGATTATCAAAGGTTTACAAGATTACTTCACCCATGTATCCGGACCATTAGCACCCCCACGAACATGAACATCGGAGTAGACGCCAGAAGCTTGTTGGTTGAAAAAAAGGAGGGTATGCATGTATATGCTACCAACGTTCTTCGTCAGTGGGCCAAATCCGCACCAGACCACAATTTTGTCCTGTACGTGGATGGTTCAGTGTCAGCAGAATTACGATCCCAGTTTCCGAGCAATTTCAGACTTGTCATATTGACGCCAAAACATTTCTGGCCCCAGACCCGCCTGACTTGGCATTTTCTATTGACGCGTGGACGCGAGTTCGATGTATTTTACTTCCCCACCCAGTCGATGTCGCTGTATTGTCCCAAGCCGACTTTAGCGGTTATTCATGACCTGGCGTTTATAAAGTTCCCCAACTATTTCACAGCTTGGAACCGTTTCGTCTTGGCCAATCTGACGACCAATTTTACCGTCAAACACGCCCAAAAAATGATCTGCATATCACAGCAGACCAAGCGGGACGTTATGGGGCATTACCATGTTCCAGAAGACAAACTCGAGGTTATCTATCATGGATACGACCAGGAACAGTTTTTCCCCCGTTCGCCGGACGAGATCACTGTGGCCAAGAAACAGTTTGGAATAACCGGAAGGTATTTAATATATCTTGGTACACTTCAAAAGCGTAAAAATATCGTACGCCTAATCGAGGCCTATGCCCAGCTACGCGCGGACAAGCAGCTCGAACATCAGCTCGTGATTGCTGGAAAGCGTGGTTGGCTTTATAAAGATATATTCGAAACGGTACAAAAGCTACACTTGGAGCCATATGTTGTTTTTACCGATTATATGCCGACAGCCACAGCGGCTTCGCTCTATAGTGGCAGTGAAGCGTATATTCTACCATCACTCTATGAAGGCTTTGGGATGCCGGTTATTGAGGCGATGGCTTGCGGTGCGCCCGTGATTGTCTCCAGCGCTCCCCCATTGCCTGAAATTGCAGGATCGGCAGCTGAGATTATTAACGATCCTTACCGCTCCGAATCTATTGCTACCGCCATTTGGAATGTCATCTCTAATCCAAAACGGCAGCAGGATCTGAAATCGGCCGGTTTGGTTCAAAAAAATAATTACTCCTGGTCCAAATGCGCCCAGGCAACCCTAGCTGCCATACTATCGTTGCGTCGCTGAAAGATGTTCGTCTCGAATAATCGTGAATAAGTAAACATCACCGATTTGTTGACTGCGGCCAAATACGTCGGTTAATAAATCGAGCGTATCGGGGTTGCTCGAAAATCGGTTTTCGAAAAGGTAAAAGCAACGGTCAGCCCGAGTAACATCAAACGCCCGGTTTAATAAGTCGGCGTGGTTGGCTATCGGATCACGCAGTATTCCATAGAATATCGCGTCTTTTTCTCCTTGGATAAAGTCGCGATCGACCGGGAAGCCGCCACCCTGCAGGCGATTTCGGGAAACTTTTTGCAATGCCAGTAACTGCCACTCTTCGCCGATTACACAAGGGTGGGAATCATTAACTAAGGCGTTATCATAGAGATATTCCGACATCCGCAGTTCGTCGCCGGTGACAGTTTTTAAGGTTGGGGCGTTTGTATAATTATGGAATAGCATCAAGCTGATCACTAGGCTGGTCAGTATCACGACTGGCCATTTACGTCTCGATTGATCGATGCACCACTTGATACCGTAGACGATAAATGGCAGCGTAAAAAGGTTGAGCAATATATCGATCCGCCCGATAATCAACCGCAGCCCATCCATCAACACGTTTCCGATAAAGCTTAGCAATATACTGATGGCAAATAATTGAGCCATCGGTTTTAGAAAACGCTTCAGCTTCGGATCGGTTCCGGTGTAAACTGCAATGATTCCGGTTATCACTAAAGCCCATCGAACTAAGTTTAACCAATTTATATCCGTTACCGTGGTAAAGGGCAACCTTAACCCCACAACTAAATTGACCACCCATCCCCATGTGGCAGACACCAATTCACCGGCATGCACTAGACGGCTCCAGAGAATTACCGATAAAGATTCGTACGTATCGGCCAGCAGAATAAATATGACCGCCAACCCGTATAAAAACCACAAAAGTGATCGATTCAATCGCGTGCCGACTCGTCCGTTAAGTTTACCTAGCGCGATCGGTACTAGCAACAGAAACCAATATATGGTCACCACGGGGTACTGAAATGGGAACAAAAGCGTGATAATGATTAACAACCATGGCTTAATCAGTGCGCCGCGCATCCACAATATTAACAATATCGCCCAGGTAACAAATTGAAAAAGACTTATGCTGAGTGGAACGCTCAAGGATCCGCCTACTTGGTACAGATCAAATACCAGTGGCAGCGCGGCAAACAGGAGCGCGTATGCGCGCCTCATTTCCAACAACCGGCCCAGGATATAGAAGAGCAGGGGTAACCCGATCGCCCACAACATGGGATAAAGCCATATGTTCAGCACCAGCGGGTCGGTTGAAGTCAGTTTGCCGATCAGCGCCAATGATCCCCAGGCAAAACTATATCCCACCCTGGAATCGGTTAACACGGCCGGCAACGTGACGGGACCAACCTTGACGGTCGCCATTCCCTGAGATGAATACAATGTCGGGGGTATCGGGCGCTCATCAATAATCTGTTCTTCATACGAAACGTGCCGCCAGTGATCACCGCCGAAGCCATTCCGATATACGAATATCAGATATGAATGGATGAGGATGGAACAACCAACTAGTAATATCAACGCGATTCGCTGTGATCTCTTGAAAAAGAACAATACGATCAGCAGAAACACGCTGATCAGTGCAATCAAACCAAAAACGTTGGACAACGCTTCCCAAGGAGACATAATAAACTTATCGGTTCGACGCGACCAGGCGATACCAAGACCAATAATTGTTAACGCCAATGTCGCCAAACCCAATAAACGATACGTCAGTCTTCCGCCCAGTGATGTTGCCACTTCGGTTAGTTTAGATTCCACCAGATCACCTGATCGGTATTTATAATACCCCCAAATTAATAAACCCGAGTTCAACGCCAGTATTATCGATACCAGATATATGTTCAACGCGTAAATCATGGTTGCGGCGGCGGCGCCCGATCCAACTAAAAATAAAAACCCAACCAGGCCAAAAATTACCCGATATATAAACTCGATCCTAAATAGACTATACGATATTTCAGTTAATACCAAACTGCTGATTATCCAATATGCCGCCAACACCGCAATTCCTATCCAGCTTATACCGATTGAATAAACATTTGCCACCAATATCAATGGTAGTACCACCAGTAAGATTACCAGCGGCCCCCTGCTACGCGAGTGTAAATTATGTAGCGTTTTTTCCATGATTCGGCTATGCGTGTCGTAGTTTATAATACTCTCTAACCGACTGGATCAAATCAACCACCAGGTGCTGGCGTTTTAATTCCGCCATGGACACACTCCGTCGTATTTGAACCATGCGCCGCTTGCTTAACGCGGCTCGCAACGAAACCATAAACCCGGCGTAAGCCCTAAGGATTGTCCATGGTGCTTTGAAGT carries:
- a CDS encoding glycosyltransferase family 2 protein, coding for MTQSINNNAFKTHFIVIPAYNEARNIGTVLDSLLTEYHNIIVVDDCSKDDTCIIVSRYPVHLLRHITNLGQGAALQTGTEYAVQQGASIITHFDSDGQHRLQDIKDIINPLLKNETDVVFGSRFLNKSSNIPNFKRRVILPIGKLVNWAFTGLWLSDAHNGFRALNNNAAIKIQLKQNRMAHATEILSQVKKHHLRYTEVPVVIEYHNFGQTFSGGIKIVRDLILKNIFK
- a CDS encoding DUF2304 domain-containing protein, with amino-acid sequence MLIKLILLVFIVLVLFGVIKRYRKKELSAKELVLWSSLWVLVSIAIMLPQTTDLLAAKVGVGRGLDLMVVISIMALFYVNYKMVSKIERIEKDITTIVRTVAINEAHKPKDQNS
- a CDS encoding 6-pyruvoyl-tetrahydropterin synthase-related protein, which translates into the protein MKPTNQKIKIAKSRASLCSRHGTLLAGLIFIILAIISSWSVLANVSDKIVGETDAFQLLGTINSLSKTWSPADLLTMSGLQNIFSVTFPLLLLHKIFGDPLGYNIFWIASFALTGFGTYLLTYYMFRKRSAAYIAGGIFSLAPIHFALSAGFHGIGHLELYPFAILLLFKLLNRPSVKYLLGLVAFILLISSYDIHGAVFIGLFSIIYVVYETIRRPKMLKDRRLLVYMGIFAALCGLWLVFHTKNLVKVATSDNSYNKPSVEEIITYSNDAAGFVTPYAYHPIWGDFFWQNYSSKFIRSIGENTNYIGIVTFILVIVGIYSGKKLVWIKYWLGITIAFSILSLGPFLKLGGIIEPKIPLPYLLLLKYIPFIDNLRGVGRFYLLGMLGFSILAGYGFSVLYVKLKYKKKYIFTFLVVVLGMLDFLAVPKTNDTSVPKFYTQIAAESGNYSILQIPSVTSYNPSSYLVYYNSQHDKQPLAEKGYFSRDQYDNERLDWLRKTPVLGNLLYSLPQGQTPDLDVVRQDYPALAQTIFRENNLKYIILHKNFITDNPYIGYGILPENFELTKHFIEDTLKLSKYYEDNDTLVYLAMKDGSTETGASYVRLGNNWQTDKDPVTWKPFALGGQDSSLVAHNSSSENKLVGVTFQAQSEDENYRVSLKYQDKLIDTIDIGPDPITYTVNLPNVPTGDSSLSFSLPLTDNGDTQSLNQVIKLLSVKYAQLSDVTLPIAYDILLQQPDNRSVLQVGYRNLYTTVPQTGDQAKLGNHKVVQMSDADYHESGWSTDTASSSIRNHPIIRYMQNDTYYWGWAYNNEKKTYNDLYWYYLTTNNLLEQNIGYVMLDKKLFSSGQIAYSKLYFQNALSTSKLFEDDASVLYQISPPQQSVETHELMLNGAFCDVYNVNIKDGDELSLIESQSDAIIRLTGRLNNPTPENRTVYFTRGEEYVGRYILYPGDNEIVLTIGRLTEGINTLTFSVEFGQSGESYRMSDWATLPTDYTSFIEYVKSQNPAQTESVVDSYENPAVVYDESSGKATTDDSYTARQSFEIKPACAVSKESPACTSIMTHYFDGYTTSAEASAWIKMDAWPEGTTLSLKLINNDGMSLNLKTPYLGLGWSPTVSGEFEHSFQLGKWNNLRVVNTDSGELTLYENDVPIFWCAQCAQSRILGVSINLESNSPQTKAWIDDLKYGRTYLK
- a CDS encoding glycosyltransferase family 2 protein, which gives rise to MNSTPKIAVILVNWNGQTYLPDCLRSLAVTKYPADRWQIVMIDNHSTDASVLFAKSEFPNVVVIENSTNLGFSAANNQGIRWALEHGFEVVVLLNYDTTVAPDWLMELAIQSQSDPKIGAVQAKILLHDHPEQINTVGNKLQYLGFGYSGNYLEVDSPAFDQPKEIAYPSGAAFLLTKAAVERVGVLDEDLFMYHEDLDLGWRLWLAGFKVTNAPKSRVFHKYNFSRNPKKFYYMERNRFIVLAKNYSIKTLLLILLPLIIMELGMLGYAAVTGWLGYKLKSYFDALVALPHTLKKRRGIQSTRRVTDREFVHLLSTGVVFGEINNPLLRWIVNPLLTVYWFCIRRLL
- a CDS encoding glycosyltransferase family A protein — protein: MINFEPVTENTPIDVIITSHNYGRWLARAIESVLHQSVGEHNIIVVDDASTDNTEQVVQAYPAIQYIRNPSNLGCIGATKIGLKTASAPLLVFLDADDELLPSFTSDLLRALQKHPTAALTYGQVQYTGERQDLYQSYPYSPIKLVHAGNYISKTCLTRRRAFDQVGGFRDNMSSGQEDWDLWLSYVESGFYGVYVPKPVFRYTIHPNSRNSSVMSTAKNMKLNLSLIRHNHPKLYDWRFKILHPLYMAYWLTYQKLFKHDA
- a CDS encoding glycosyltransferase family 2 protein; amino-acid sequence: MPNPKIGIVVLHWNGLDDTRECLQSLQRVQYPSFRIYVIDNHSPDQAGSILTNEFGNNIEMITNSENLGYAGGNNVGIRRALSDGCDAVLLLNNDTVVAPDFLDHLVRRLYSNPTTGMVGPKILQYQHRKRVWFAGGRIRWNTGIRLSHIGVNQPDNEMYRQPKPIDFMTGCCLLIKRETIDRVGLLPEDYFLYFEDADWSVAVTRSGYQIWYEPSAVIWHKEVSEGQTLSPMKTYYLTRNYLRFGMKYANWLQKIIFILAYMLYYGQLFIKNVFKGRREQNKMIIKGLQDYFTHVSGPLAPPRT
- a CDS encoding glycosyltransferase family 1 protein, with product MNIGVDARSLLVEKKEGMHVYATNVLRQWAKSAPDHNFVLYVDGSVSAELRSQFPSNFRLVILTPKHFWPQTRLTWHFLLTRGREFDVFYFPTQSMSLYCPKPTLAVIHDLAFIKFPNYFTAWNRFVLANLTTNFTVKHAQKMICISQQTKRDVMGHYHVPEDKLEVIYHGYDQEQFFPRSPDEITVAKKQFGITGRYLIYLGTLQKRKNIVRLIEAYAQLRADKQLEHQLVIAGKRGWLYKDIFETVQKLHLEPYVVFTDYMPTATAASLYSGSEAYILPSLYEGFGMPVIEAMACGAPVIVSSAPPLPEIAGSAAEIINDPYRSESIATAIWNVISNPKRQQDLKSAGLVQKNNYSWSKCAQATLAAILSLRR